A single Methanospirillum lacunae DNA region contains:
- the nifH gene encoding nitrogenase iron protein translates to MRQVAIYGKGGIGKSTTTQNTVAALAVAGKKIMVVGCDPKADSTRLLLHGLCQKTVMATLRDEGDDLELDDILKPGFMDVKCVESGGPEPGVGCAGRGIITSINLLESMGAYTPDLDYVFYDVLGDVVCGGFAMPIREGKAEEIYIVASGELMALYAANNIAKGIQKYADTGKVRLGGIICNSRKVDNEYALLKAFAEELGSQLIHFVPRDNLVQRAEINKKTVIDFEPDSEQAQEYKKLANAIDTNKLFVKPKPMEQDRLEELMMQHGFLDALL, encoded by the coding sequence ATGAGACAAGTCGCAATTTACGGAAAAGGTGGAATTGGAAAATCCACAACAACACAGAACACAGTCGCAGCACTTGCAGTTGCTGGAAAGAAGATCATGGTAGTTGGCTGCGACCCGAAAGCAGATTCTACAAGGCTTCTGCTACACGGTCTTTGTCAGAAGACTGTCATGGCAACCCTGCGTGATGAGGGAGATGACCTTGAACTTGATGATATCCTGAAACCAGGATTCATGGATGTAAAATGTGTGGAATCCGGAGGTCCTGAGCCTGGTGTTGGGTGTGCAGGCCGTGGTATCATCACATCAATCAATCTGCTCGAATCGATGGGTGCATATACACCGGATCTTGATTACGTCTTCTATGATGTGCTCGGTGATGTGGTCTGCGGAGGATTTGCAATGCCAATTCGTGAAGGAAAGGCAGAAGAGATCTACATCGTCGCTTCCGGAGAACTGATGGCGTTGTATGCAGCAAACAACATTGCCAAAGGTATCCAGAAGTACGCAGACACCGGAAAAGTCAGACTTGGTGGAATCATCTGTAACAGCCGTAAGGTAGACAACGAATATGCTCTGCTCAAAGCCTTTGCAGAAGAACTTGGCTCACAGCTGATCCACTTTGTCCCACGTGACAACCTCGTTCAGCGGGCAGAGATCAACAAGAAGACCGTAATTGACTTTGAACCCGACTCAGAGCAGGCTCAAGAGTACAAAAAACTTGCAAACGCCATCGACACAAACAAGTTGTTTGTTAAACCAAAACCAATGGAACAGGACAGACTTGAAGAACTGATGATGCAGCACGGATTCCTGGATGCATTGTTATAA
- a CDS encoding small ribosomal subunit Rsm22 family protein, with amino-acid sequence MKQKRPSDKSEVKSIQGKKSYNKDSSGKNISGSDSRRKQDTKINKKSGKPRNTQNRSHKNKPYEPVGPKFPSVLEDLISQFITEKTGKPYQDQIFLDRLRQAIVAQKAAYWREKPGKSVKYGRGYDILAYLAYQVPVYFTQFRSLLQNLKPESILPHDVVALDIGTGPGVVPLAIIDIWKDLKKGYLDIYAIERSVEHIEAYNYLTREYTKDKPDIRIHDVIHDDLTKISDASLAQLPEHVNLITFQNVLAELEHLSIPTRAAIVCSFTKRLTDDGLLIIVEPAEMRHATSLRLLQNELIKNGLNIYSPCAYLWGSGCDPSSCWTFKEEPPIQATSLMTLLAGEEEAYRFINTDRKYAYAILTKKQINACAYRIPRKTRMVRLSHMEKNEGRSISVAGLRMSEDIGTKGMHIFKFCDGTCREPAYLVLSARNRRPGHGALFSAKYGDPLTITGVQVRRHKQHKAWNLVINQDSRIERPDTGGMIPRANTSEPDTYTDHEDHFSPSNSHTNNSDDNFHPVEIITNRTVSSVDRGVGKETKSKRSRNKKSGQ; translated from the coding sequence ATGAAACAAAAAAGACCTTCAGATAAAAGTGAAGTTAAGAGCATTCAAGGTAAAAAATCTTATAATAAAGATAGTTCAGGAAAGAATATTTCAGGATCAGATTCTCGAAGGAAACAAGATACAAAGATAAATAAAAAATCAGGGAAACCCAGAAACACCCAGAACAGATCTCACAAAAATAAGCCATACGAACCTGTTGGGCCAAAATTTCCTTCCGTCCTTGAAGATCTCATCTCTCAATTTATAACAGAAAAAACCGGAAAACCATATCAGGATCAGATATTCCTGGATCGCTTACGTCAGGCAATCGTGGCACAAAAAGCCGCATATTGGAGAGAAAAACCAGGAAAATCTGTGAAATATGGGAGGGGATATGATATACTTGCCTATCTGGCATATCAGGTTCCTGTTTACTTCACTCAATTCAGATCTCTGTTACAGAATTTAAAACCGGAATCCATACTCCCTCACGACGTTGTCGCTCTTGATATCGGAACAGGTCCCGGCGTTGTTCCTCTGGCAATTATCGATATCTGGAAAGATCTGAAAAAAGGATATTTAGATATCTATGCGATCGAACGGTCTGTAGAACATATTGAAGCATACAATTACCTCACCAGAGAATATACCAAAGATAAACCAGATATCAGGATTCATGATGTTATTCATGATGATCTAACAAAGATTTCTGATGCTAGTCTTGCACAATTGCCCGAACATGTGAATCTTATCACATTTCAAAATGTACTGGCAGAACTGGAACACTTGAGTATCCCTACAAGGGCTGCAATTGTCTGTTCATTTACCAAGCGTCTTACTGATGACGGACTTCTTATTATTGTTGAACCTGCTGAGATGAGGCATGCCACCAGTCTGCGATTGCTCCAAAATGAATTGATTAAAAATGGTCTGAATATATATAGTCCATGTGCATATCTCTGGGGAAGTGGCTGCGATCCATCATCATGCTGGACCTTCAAAGAAGAACCACCAATTCAGGCTACATCACTCATGACACTCCTTGCAGGTGAAGAAGAAGCATACCGGTTTATCAACACAGACAGAAAATATGCATATGCCATTCTGACAAAAAAGCAGATTAATGCATGTGCATACCGTATTCCAAGAAAGACCCGCATGGTACGCCTTTCCCATATGGAGAAGAATGAAGGGCGATCTATCTCTGTGGCAGGTCTTCGGATGTCAGAGGATATTGGGACAAAGGGGATGCATATATTTAAATTCTGTGATGGAACCTGCAGAGAACCGGCCTATTTAGTTTTATCAGCCAGAAACAGGAGACCAGGGCATGGAGCTCTTTTTTCAGCAAAATATGGAGATCCTCTGACAATTACTGGAGTCCAGGTTCGTCGCCATAAACAACATAAGGCATGGAACTTGGTTATCAATCAGGATTCTCGTATAGAACGACCAGATACCGGGGGAATGATTCCAAGAGCGAACACTTCTGAACCAGATACATATACAGATCATGAGGATCATTTTTCTCCTTCCAATTCCCATACCAACAATTCAGATGATAATTTCCATCCAGTAGAGATTATTACTAACCGGACAGTTAGTTCTGTAGATCGTGGCGTTGGAAAAGAAACTAAATCGAAAAGATCAAGAAATAAAAAGTCAGGGCAATGA
- a CDS encoding methyl-accepting chemotaxis protein, producing MMGPQDTISEFDGQITGRIYEEISKLLEFQKSGLSDARIDITRFSGNELSILNLVNQLTDLFVQEEKGISDAIGSILEGSFHPDIPRLPGNRNIVTEKLNKICENLSLMQTDFTRFSESCSSGELSARIEPARYQGGFRNMIDSLDLAINSISTPVRIAASAFSDFAEGKVPDLIPTDKYSGELGKILKDLNRVIEVSVMRGKDINMLISAAVEGKLDARADPTKYPGYHGKILEGLNKILDAYIGPINVSAEYIDRISKGNLPPRITEAYRGDFNEIKNNLNALIDVVHMRNEDIKMLINSGIDGRLDVRADSKKYPGENGKMIEGINQMLDAYIAPINVSAEYIDRISKGDLPPRITEAYRGDFNEIKNNLNNLIDVIQLRNDDIKSLIDAAKSGNLDVRADPRKYSGENGKMIEGINQMLDAYIGPFNVSAEYIDRISKGDLPIKITEEYKGDFNEIKNNLNTLIDVIHLRNDDISLLSSAAEEGRLDVRADTSKYTGYHGGLINRINKILDAYLGPINVSAEYIDRVSKGDIPPKISDDYRGDFNEIKNNLNALIDVVHMRNADIKMLIDSAIDGKLDVRADSSKYPGENGKMIEGINQMLDAYIGPINVSAEYIDRISKGDMPPRITEEYHGDFNEIKNNLNALMDVVHMRNNDIKMLIDAAIDGKLDVRADSSKYPGENGKMIEGINHMLDAYIGPINVSAEYIDRISKGDMPPRITEEYHGDFNEIKNNLNALMDVVHMRNADIKNLIDAAINGKLDVRADSSKYPGENGKMIEGINHMLDAYIGPINVSAEYIDRISKGDMPPRITEEYHGDFNEIKNNLNALMDVVHMRNNDIKMLIDAAIDGKLDVRADSSKYPGENGKMIEGINHMLDAYIGPINVSAEYIDRISKGDIPPRITEEYHGDFNEIKNNLNALIEVVHMRNADIKNLIEAAINGKLDVRADSSKYPGENGKMIEGINHMLDAYIGPINVSAEYIDRISKGDMPPRITEEYHGDFNEIKNNLNALMDVVHMRNNDIEMLIDAGIDGKLDVRADSSKYPGENGKMIEGINHMLDAYIGPINVSAEYIDRISKGDMPPRITEEYHGDFNEIKNNLNALMDVIHMRNADIKNLIDAAIDGKLDVRADSSKYPGENGKMIEGINHMLDAYIGPINVSAEYIDRISKGDMPPRITEEYHGDFNEIKNNLNALMDVVHMRNNDIEMLIQAAIDGKLDVRADSAKYPGENGKMIEGINHMLDAYIGPINVSAEYIDRISKGDIPPRITEEYHGDFNEIKNNLNALMDVVHMRNQDIEMLIQAAMEGKLDVRADSAKYPGENGKMIEGINHMLDAYISPLNLAAEYIDRISKGDLPPIITDEYRGDFNEIKNNLNQCISAIHLLIDDANLLSQAAVQGELEVRADPLRHLGDYARVVTGMNQTFEAVVNPLKEAMRVSDNYAKCNFAEIFDNSIRAEGDFSLFKQSLDHIGIEISKTVATLIKEVENLSHHASTAQFGVEDVSRGAKEISQNAEETSANAAKSEDGIYQVLQAMSDLTVMVSDISGNADSVARLSEDANNLAKKGTEHAENADKGMESITRSSSEVESIITEIRSEMNQIRKIVNIITDLANQTNLLALNAAIEAARAGEAGRGFAVVASEVKSLAQESRTSAESIADMIQGLERKSDNAAIAIEAAGKAVQDGNRALNDTLNVFTQLTSSVDTINQKMLTIARATEQQAASFEEITASANEMSVLVKKTADDATHSSATSEEALAVVSQITEIIDLINDAVANMNKEMGVFTLRNS from the coding sequence ATGATGGGGCCACAGGATACAATTTCAGAATTTGATGGCCAGATAACTGGTCGTATATATGAAGAGATTTCGAAGTTACTTGAATTTCAAAAATCGGGACTTTCAGATGCTAGGATTGACATAACTCGTTTTTCAGGGAACGAGTTAAGCATCCTCAATCTTGTTAATCAACTGACTGATTTGTTTGTACAGGAAGAAAAGGGTATATCAGATGCAATAGGTTCAATATTGGAGGGGTCATTTCATCCAGATATTCCACGGCTCCCCGGTAACCGGAATATTGTAACTGAGAAACTCAATAAAATTTGTGAAAATCTTTCGCTCATGCAAACCGATTTTACTAGGTTTTCAGAATCATGCAGTTCTGGTGAACTTTCAGCCCGGATAGAACCGGCCAGGTACCAGGGAGGGTTCAGGAACATGATAGATTCCCTGGACTTAGCAATTAATAGTATTAGTACCCCAGTCAGGATAGCAGCTAGTGCTTTTTCAGACTTTGCAGAAGGCAAAGTACCTGATCTCATCCCTACTGACAAATATTCCGGTGAACTCGGAAAAATACTTAAAGATTTGAACCGGGTCATTGAGGTCTCAGTGATGCGGGGTAAAGACATAAATATGCTCATTAGTGCAGCAGTTGAGGGAAAACTCGATGCACGGGCAGATCCTACAAAATATCCAGGATATCATGGAAAAATTCTTGAGGGGCTCAATAAGATACTGGATGCCTACATCGGACCAATTAACGTATCTGCAGAATATATAGACAGAATAAGTAAGGGAAATCTCCCTCCGCGGATTACTGAAGCATATAGGGGAGACTTCAATGAGATCAAAAATAACCTCAATGCCCTCATTGATGTTGTTCACATGCGAAATGAAGACATCAAAATGCTCATTAATTCAGGTATAGATGGACGCCTGGATGTTCGAGCTGATTCAAAAAAATATCCGGGCGAAAACGGAAAAATGATTGAAGGCATCAATCAGATGCTAGATGCCTACATTGCTCCAATTAACGTATCTGCAGAATATATTGACAGGATTAGTAAAGGGGATCTTCCACCACGGATTACTGAAGCTTACAGGGGAGACTTCAACGAAATTAAAAATAATCTCAATAATCTTATCGATGTTATTCAGCTCAGAAATGATGATATCAAGTCCCTTATAGATGCTGCAAAATCAGGAAACCTGGATGTAAGGGCAGATCCCAGGAAATATTCGGGAGAGAACGGAAAAATGATTGAAGGCATCAATCAAATGCTTGATGCGTATATTGGACCATTCAACGTCTCTGCAGAATATATCGATAGAATCAGCAAAGGAGATCTCCCAATTAAAATAACAGAAGAATATAAAGGAGACTTCAATGAGATTAAAAATAATCTCAATACGCTAATCGATGTAATCCACCTCCGAAATGACGATATTTCGCTTCTTTCATCAGCAGCAGAAGAAGGTAGGCTTGATGTCAGAGCGGATACTTCAAAATACACGGGGTACCATGGTGGCCTTATCAATAGGATCAATAAAATACTGGACGCATATCTTGGGCCTATCAATGTATCAGCTGAGTATATAGATCGGGTCAGTAAGGGAGATATTCCTCCGAAAATCTCCGACGATTACAGGGGCGATTTCAATGAGATTAAAAATAATCTTAATGCTCTCATTGATGTCGTTCATATGAGAAACGCTGATATCAAGATGCTCATAGATTCAGCTATTGATGGGAAACTGGATGTCAGGGCCGATTCTTCGAAATATCCCGGCGAAAACGGGAAGATGATTGAGGGTATCAATCAGATGCTTGATGCCTATATCGGACCGATCAATGTATCTGCTGAATATATTGACAGGATTAGCAAAGGAGACATGCCACCCAGGATTACTGAAGAATATCACGGAGACTTCAATGAGATTAAAAATAATCTTAATGCTCTCATGGACGTTGTCCACATGAGAAATAATGACATTAAGATGCTTATAGATGCTGCCATTGATGGGAAACTGGATGTCAGGGCTGATTCTTCGAAATATCCCGGCGAAAATGGGAAGATGATTGAGGGTATCAATCACATGCTCGATGCCTATATCGGACCGATTAATGTATCTGCTGAATATATTGACAGGATAAGTAAAGGAGACATGCCACCCAGGATTACTGAAGAATACCACGGAGACTTCAACGAGATTAAAAATAATCTTAATGCTCTCATGGACGTTGTCCACATGAGAAACGCAGATATTAAAAATCTCATTGATGCTGCTATTAATGGGAAACTGGATGTCAGAGCGGATTCTTCAAAGTATCCGGGCGAAAACGGGAAGATGATTGAGGGCATTAATCACATGCTTGATGCCTATATCGGACCGATTAATGTATCTGCTGAATATATTGACAGGATTAGCAAAGGAGACATGCCACCCAGGATTACTGAAGAATATCACGGAGACTTCAATGAGATTAAAAATAATCTTAATGCTCTCATGGACGTTGTCCACATGAGAAATAATGACATTAAGATGCTCATAGATGCTGCCATTGATGGGAAACTGGATGTCAGGGCTGATTCTTCGAAATATCCGGGCGAAAACGGGAAGATGATTGAGGGCATCAATCACATGCTTGATGCCTACATCGGACCGATTAATGTCTCTGCAGAATATATTGACAGAATTAGCAAGGGCGATATACCGCCAAGGATTACTGAAGAATATCATGGGGACTTCAATGAAATTAAGAATAATCTCAATGCTCTCATTGAAGTCGTTCATATGAGAAATGCAGACATCAAAAACCTCATTGAAGCTGCTATTAATGGTAAACTTGATGTCAGAGCGGATTCTTCGAAATATCCGGGCGAAAACGGGAAGATGATTGAGGGCATTAATCACATGCTCGATGCCTACATCGGACCGATTAACGTATCTGCAGAATATATCGACAGGATAAGCAAAGGAGACATGCCACCCAGGATTACTGAAGAATACCATGGGGACTTTAATGAGATTAAGAATAATCTCAATGCTCTTATGGACGTTGTCCATATGAGAAATAATGACATTGAAATGCTCATCGATGCTGGTATTGATGGGAAACTTGATGTCAGGGCTGATTCTTCGAAATATCCGGGCGAAAACGGAAAAATGATTGAGGGCATCAATCATATGCTTGATGCATATATCGGTCCAATCAACGTTTCTGCTGAATATATTGACAGGATCAGCAAAGGGGATATGCCACCCAGGATTACTGAAGAATACCACGGGGACTTCAACGAGATTAAGAATAATCTCAATGCTCTCATGGATGTAATCCACATGCGAAACGCAGATATTAAAAATCTCATTGATGCAGCTATTGATGGGAAACTTGATGTCAGGGCTGATTCTTCGAAATATCCAGGCGAAAACGGAAAGATGATTGAGGGCATCAATCATATGCTCGATGCATATATCGGACCGATTAACGTATCTGCAGAATATATTGACAGGATCAGCAAAGGAGATATGCCACCCAGGATTACTGAAGAATACCACGGGGACTTCAACGAGATTAAGAATAATCTCAATGCTCTCATGGACGTTGTCCATATGAGAAATAATGACATTGAAATGCTCATCCAGGCTGCTATTGATGGGAAACTTGATGTCAGAGCTGATTCAGCGAAATATCCGGGCGAAAACGGAAAGATGATTGAGGGTATCAATCATATGCTTGATGCATATATCGGACCGATTAACGTTTCTGCTGAATATATTGACAGAATTAGCAAAGGGGATATACCACCAAGGATTACAGAAGAATACCATGGAGATTTCAACGAGATTAAGAATAATCTCAATGCTCTCATGGATGTTGTCCATATGAGAAATCAGGACATAGAGATGCTTATCCAGGCTGCAATGGAGGGAAAACTTGATGTCAGAGCTGATTCAGCGAAATATCCGGGAGAAAACGGAAAGATGATTGAGGGTATCAATCATATGCTTGATGCATATATCTCCCCATTAAATCTGGCAGCAGAATATATTGACAGAATCAGCAAAGGAGACCTTCCACCTATTATTACTGATGAATACAGGGGAGACTTCAACGAAATAAAAAATAACCTCAACCAATGTATCAGTGCTATACACCTACTCATTGATGATGCAAATCTCCTCTCACAAGCAGCCGTACAAGGAGAACTTGAGGTACGAGCTGATCCTCTGAGACATCTGGGTGACTATGCCCGTGTTGTAACTGGAATGAACCAGACCTTCGAGGCGGTAGTAAACCCACTCAAGGAGGCTATGAGAGTTTCAGATAACTATGCTAAATGCAACTTTGCTGAAATCTTTGATAATTCAATCCGTGCAGAAGGGGATTTCTCACTGTTCAAACAATCACTGGACCATATTGGAATTGAGATATCAAAAACAGTTGCCACGCTGATTAAAGAAGTGGAAAATCTCTCTCATCATGCATCAACAGCCCAGTTCGGTGTTGAAGATGTCAGCAGAGGAGCTAAAGAGATCTCACAAAACGCTGAAGAGACCTCTGCTAATGCAGCAAAATCCGAAGACGGAATTTATCAGGTTCTTCAGGCCATGTCAGATCTTACGGTTATGGTTAGTGATATTTCCGGGAATGCTGATTCAGTTGCACGGTTAAGTGAAGATGCAAACAATCTTGCAAAGAAAGGAACTGAACATGCTGAAAACGCAGATAAAGGAATGGAAAGTATCACCCGTTCATCATCCGAAGTTGAATCAATAATCACAGAGATTAGAAGTGAAATGAATCAGATCAGAAAGATTGTCAATATAATAACTGATCTCGCTAACCAGACAAACCTTCTTGCTCTTAATGCAGCCATTGAGGCTGCACGTGCTGGAGAAGCAGGAAGGGGATTTGCAGTAGTCGCATCTGAAGTAAAATCTCTGGCCCAGGAATCAAGAACATCAGCCGAATCAATTGCAGATATGATTCAGGGTCTGGAACGCAAATCAGACAATGCAGCCATCGCTATAGAAGCAGCAGGAAAAGCCGTACAAGATGGTAACCGTGCTTTGAACGACACATTAAACGTATTTACCCAACTGACATCTTCAGTTGATACTATAAACCAGAAGATGCTGACAATAGCTCGGGCAACAGAACAACAGGCAGCATCATTCGAAGAGATTACTGCCAGTGCAAACGAGATGAGCGTTCTTGTAAAGAAAACCGCTGATGATGCGACCCATTCATCAGCTACAAGTGAAGAAGCCCTTGCAGTAGTCTCTCAAATAACAGAAATAATTGATTTAATTAATGATGCAGTAGCCAATATGAATAAAGAGATGGGAGTATTTACCTTACGGAATTCATGA
- a CDS encoding response regulator, whose product MNETVEKGILVVDDDEDILFTVKSIFKRHTVPIYAAKSGAECLEILDKGFKGVVLMDIMMPGMDGWDTIREIVDRGYADNLIISMFTAKDIPDTKMEYLKEYVIDYITKPFEPQDLIETVNEYLELL is encoded by the coding sequence ATGAATGAAACCGTTGAGAAAGGAATACTGGTTGTAGATGATGATGAAGATATTCTCTTTACTGTCAAATCGATCTTTAAACGTCATACAGTACCGATTTATGCTGCCAAAAGCGGGGCTGAATGTCTTGAAATTCTTGATAAGGGATTCAAAGGCGTCGTCCTTATGGATATCATGATGCCCGGCATGGATGGCTGGGATACCATCAGAGAGATTGTTGATCGTGGCTATGCAGATAATTTAATTATATCGATGTTCACTGCCAAAGATATACCAGATACAAAAATGGAATATTTGAAAGAGTACGTGATAGATTATATCACAAAACCATTTGAACCACAGGATCTTATTGAGACTGTAAATGAGTACTTAGAGCTTCTCTGA
- a CDS encoding chemotaxis protein CheB, protein MKFILIGSSTGGPRILFDLFADLPTLSAAIILIQHMPVSTANRLAKRLSQLTSNTIYIAEDQQAITPGSVFIAPGDQHLILENYEHIHLTSEEKVNFVRPSIDVTMLHLKRDLRHQVLGIILSGMGSDGAEGLAHIKKIGGITAVQDPVSCTIKSMPEAALKTEQVDQTLAPEELKKLMIDFSKS, encoded by the coding sequence ATGAAATTTATATTGATCGGATCCTCGACTGGTGGACCGAGAATATTGTTTGATCTGTTTGCTGATCTTCCAACATTATCGGCGGCAATAATTCTCATTCAGCATATGCCCGTTTCTACTGCAAACAGGCTGGCTAAACGCCTTAGCCAGTTAACATCCAATACCATATACATAGCGGAAGACCAGCAGGCTATCACACCCGGGTCTGTCTTCATTGCCCCAGGCGATCAGCATCTTATCCTGGAGAATTATGAACACATACATCTCACCAGTGAAGAAAAAGTAAACTTTGTCCGCCCGTCTATCGATGTTACAATGTTACATCTAAAACGGGATCTCAGGCACCAGGTTCTTGGAATAATCTTATCCGGGATGGGTTCAGATGGAGCAGAAGGACTCGCTCATATAAAAAAAATTGGTGGAATAACTGCTGTACAGGATCCTGTTAGCTGTACAATCAAAAGTATGCCTGAAGCAGCATTAAAAACAGAACAGGTAGATCAAACACTAGCACCAGAAGAACTAAAAAAACTTATGATTGATTTTTCTAAATCATGA
- a CDS encoding tetratricopeptide repeat protein, with translation MSDEDPIKILKVRYAKGEITTSQYEEMLSYLLEDVTSIQKNPIIKTSIEDDQELSQNPGSSEAVDNITPDTQSSESGDNTNIQTSCGIQDELDYESDEPIGDDPITDEGFHPGLSSENGIQADGTTTPKHENQIPESQYLTDATLSAGIVDENRILEEQINELEIIEETEDEVTTGEPSSIPGVFLSGQDLSNVCYVTAVNLIHAGEYDKALPFLEKSIEIDPHQSQAWLYRGSILHNRKSYNEALVCFEKALSLDESQTKAALFKGYCLFNLHRDQDALSAFDLVLSQDRRHARAWLFKGYCLQNLKQFREAASAFNAVTEHNPKEMAGWLHKGICLFELDQHPDALSSFDKVLELDKRNLSAWLFKIRSFIKMNRYQEALQSSTKLIEISPREISAWLSRADILLKLNKIEEALDATKKALVVDKWSADAWNLRGLCFHKLKRYEQALPCYENALKLNPRHAEAMRNRASCFHKLKRHVDALQYYEVAIEDNPNNIEAWFNRGLILHKSKKYEEALNSYEKVINLDRFNVKAYFNKGKIHRALEQYYEALQAFTQATNIDPQFASAWFHMGLIYSDLVRQKEAIQCYDRTLRLDPRHVGALLYKGIILDDLGAKREAFACFQKATSLDPKVATSMKVKGKFAH, from the coding sequence ATGTCTGACGAGGATCCAATAAAAATATTAAAAGTTCGGTATGCTAAAGGAGAGATTACCACCTCACAATATGAGGAGATGCTCTCGTATCTTTTAGAAGATGTAACATCAATACAAAAAAACCCCATAATAAAAACCTCTATTGAAGATGATCAGGAACTTTCACAAAATCCGGGATCGAGTGAAGCTGTTGATAATATAACACCTGATACACAAAGTTCTGAATCTGGTGACAATACAAATATCCAAACATCATGTGGGATTCAGGATGAATTAGATTATGAATCTGATGAGCCTATCGGTGATGATCCTATTACGGATGAAGGCTTTCATCCAGGCCTATCATCAGAAAATGGTATACAGGCTGATGGTACTACAACACCTAAACATGAAAATCAGATTCCCGAAAGTCAATATCTTACTGATGCCACACTCTCAGCAGGAATAGTAGATGAGAACCGGATTCTGGAAGAACAGATCAACGAACTGGAGATCATAGAAGAGACAGAAGATGAGGTTACAACAGGTGAGCCATCTTCTATCCCTGGTGTTTTTCTATCTGGTCAGGATCTGAGTAATGTCTGTTATGTAACAGCAGTAAACCTCATCCATGCAGGTGAGTATGATAAAGCTCTTCCATTCCTTGAAAAATCCATCGAGATTGATCCTCATCAGTCACAAGCCTGGCTCTATCGTGGAAGTATCCTCCATAACCGAAAATCATATAATGAGGCACTCGTCTGTTTTGAAAAAGCACTTTCTCTTGATGAGTCCCAAACCAAAGCAGCTCTCTTCAAAGGATACTGCCTATTTAATCTTCACAGAGATCAGGATGCTCTCTCTGCATTTGATCTGGTACTATCTCAGGATCGGCGTCATGCCCGGGCCTGGCTTTTTAAAGGATACTGCCTTCAGAATCTGAAACAATTCAGGGAGGCTGCTTCTGCCTTTAATGCTGTAACTGAACATAATCCCAAAGAGATGGCAGGATGGCTCCATAAAGGAATATGCCTTTTTGAGTTAGACCAGCACCCAGATGCCCTCTCGTCTTTTGACAAAGTTCTTGAACTTGATAAGAGGAATTTATCTGCCTGGCTCTTTAAGATCCGGTCATTTATCAAGATGAACAGATATCAGGAAGCTTTGCAAAGTTCTACAAAGCTTATTGAGATATCCCCACGCGAGATAAGTGCCTGGCTCTCACGGGCAGACATCCTCCTTAAATTAAATAAAATAGAAGAAGCTCTGGATGCTACCAAAAAAGCCCTGGTCGTTGATAAGTGGAGTGCAGATGCCTGGAATCTCAGGGGCCTGTGTTTTCATAAACTAAAGCGATATGAACAGGCTCTCCCTTGTTATGAAAACGCCCTGAAACTAAATCCTCGACATGCCGAAGCAATGAGAAACCGGGCATCCTGCTTCCATAAATTAAAACGCCATGTAGATGCTCTGCAATACTACGAAGTTGCCATAGAAGACAATCCCAACAATATTGAGGCATGGTTCAACCGCGGGCTGATACTTCATAAGTCCAAGAAATATGAAGAAGCTTTGAATTCCTACGAAAAAGTCATCAACCTTGACAGATTCAACGTAAAAGCCTATTTTAACAAAGGAAAAATCCATCGCGCTCTTGAGCAGTACTACGAGGCTCTGCAGGCTTTTACCCAGGCAACAAATATTGATCCACAGTTTGCATCAGCCTGGTTTCATATGGGCCTTATCTATTCAGATCTTGTCAGGCAAAAAGAAGCTATCCAGTGTTATGACAGGACTTTAAGGCTTGACCCCAGACATGTCGGTGCACTTCTTTACAAAGGGATCATACTCGATGATCTCGGAGCTAAACGTGAAGCTTTTGCTTGTTTTCAGAAAGCAACATCTCTCGATCCAAAAGTTGCAACTTCGATGAAGGTAAAGGGCAAATTCGCCCACTAA